A single Aspergillus chevalieri M1 DNA, chromosome 3, nearly complete sequence DNA region contains:
- the ORC1 gene encoding origin recognition complex subunit 1 (COG:L;~EggNog:ENOG410PHW5;~InterPro:IPR003959,IPR001025,IPR027417,IPR003593, IPR036390,IPR041083,IPR043151,IPR020793;~PFAM:PF13401,PF00004,PF13191;~go_function: GO:0003682 - chromatin binding [Evidence IEA];~go_function: GO:0005524 - ATP binding [Evidence IEA];~go_function: GO:0016887 - ATPase activity [Evidence IEA]) — protein sequence MSPEPAVGSADRQSRRRIAEERAQKWMTKGGLVREDSDDELGDEDLPWEWVYEMNHDEHNNNEENVEATPSRRRSARPAAKKGPKIVGARMGTFECRLGQVVLLKSPEPGKDWVGIITQFTEEEDDDEEEMVKSANIMWFASPDEFMSTKNKRRTDALPNEQYLTADFNSNPLTSINGKATVMSKEVFYAKYPNGAAPKGKEALADYNKCIICRRGVNQLQGRYTDEFKWEDVYREDRIFDLIDMIKDGLKAAKKRKTVDDDYIDTKDDGDFEPATPRKRQKTAIGATPQSRRHKTLTTPSNKRIVVKKPLEFTPLGTRVLAPTHFASPYRQARNVLHVSTVPESLPCRKNEFDTVYNHLSAAIMEGTGTCIYISGTPGTGKTATVREVVAQLNTAVLAEEMDDFIFVEINGMKVTDPHQSYSLLWEALKGDRVSPSHALDLLERELSHPSPRRVSCVVLMDELDQLVTKNQSVMYNFFNWPALRHSRLIVLAVANTMDLPERTLSNKISSRLGLTRITFPGYKHNDLMEIITTRLSNVPGNIVDPDAIQFASRKVAAVSGDARRALDICRRAVEIAEQAYDSATAKENKPAIDDDTEFLPPTPSKTPARANKRQLAPPKPEPEKPPTKNTPGRVTIATIKHAIQEATSTPLQQSLRTLPLSAKLFLAALLARVKRTGISESTFGDILDEAKRIADAAVAVAGAAGVGIREFLLGGSGGSGARVKAMGFAAMELMNSGILALENSAGSRGALGSSLIPNRGDRSSKVRLRVAPEDVRAAFREDVEAKGLGLGSD from the exons ATGTCGCCGGAGCCTGCAGTGGGGAGCGCTGACCGGCAATCACGCAGACGCATTGCCGAAGAACGAGCCCAGAAATGGATGACCAAGGGCGGTTTGGTCCGAGAGGACTCCGACGACGAACTCGGTGACGAGGACCTTCCATGGGAGTGGGTATACGAGATGAACCATGACGAGCACAATAACAACGAAGAAAATGTTGAGGCGACGCCATCTCGAAGACGTTCTGCACGGCCGGCTGCGAAAAAAGGACCCAAGATTGTCGGCGCACGAATGGGCACATTTGAATGCAGATTGGGACAGGTTGTGTTACTGAAGTCTCCAGAGCCTGGGAAGGACTGGGTCGGGATTATCACACAATTtaccgaggaagaagacgatgacgaggaggagatGGTCAAGTCAGCCAACATTATGTGGTTTGCCTCGCCGGACGAGTTCATGTCGACCAAGAACAAGAGGAGAACGGACGCATTGCCGAATGAACAATACTTGACGGCGGATTTCAATAGTAATCCATTGACGTCGATTAATGGGAAAGCTACGGTAATGTCCAAGGAGGTCTTTTACGCCAAGTATCCGAACGGCGCGGCTCCTAAGGGGAAAGAGGCATTGGCAGACTACAACAAGTGTATAATCTGTCGACGAGGTGTCAATCAGTTGCAGGGAAGATATACAGATGAATTCAAATGGGAAGATGTATATCGGGAGGATAGAATTTTCGATCTCATCGACATGATCAAGGATGGATTGAAGGCGGCCAAAAAGCGTAAGAcggtcgatgatgat TACATTGATACGAAAGACGACGGCGATTTTGAGCCTGCCACTCCGAGAAAGAGACAGAAAACGGCTATTGGTGCCACACCGCAGTCGCGACGGCATAAGACCTTAACCACACCCAGTAACAAACG AATCGTCGTCAAAAAGCCCCTCGAATTCACCCCTCTTGGTACGCGTGTCCTTGCGCCTACGCATTTCGCCTCTCCGTATCGTCAAGCACGCAACGTCCTCCACGTTTCCACCGTCCCTGAATCGCTACCCTGCCGAAAGAACGAATTCGATACCGTCTACAACCATCTCAGTGCCGCAATTATGGAAGGCACGGGCACATGTATCTACATCTCAGGTACACCGGGTACCGGAAAGACAGCAACTGTCCGCGAGGTTGTCGCACAGCTCAACACAGCCGTGCTTGCAGAGGAGATGGACGACTTTATATTTGTCGAGATCAACGGAATGAAGGTTACCGATCCTCATCAGTCCTACTCTTTACTTTGGGAGGCTCTGAAGGGCGACCGGGTATCTCCGTCGCATGCGCTTGACCTTCTTGAGAGAGAACTATCGCATCCATCCCCTCGACGAGTCTCGTGCGTCGTCCTCATGGACGAACTTGATCAGCTGGTTACGAAGAACCAATCAGTGATGTACAACTTCTTCAATTGGCCTGCCCTCCGACACTCACGCCTCATCGTCCTGGCCGTCGCCAACACCATGGACCTGCCCGAACGTACACTGAGCAACAAAATCTCCAGTCGTCTGGGTTTGACTCGTATCACATTCCCGGGATACAAGCATAACGACCTAATGGAAATCATCACTACACGTCTAAGCAACGTACCAGGAAACATCGTCGACCCAGACGCCATCCAATTCGCAAGCCGGAAAGTAGCAGCTGTCAGCGGTGACGCCCGACGCGCATTAGACATCTGCCGACGAGCCGTTGAAATCGCAGAACAAGCCTACGATAGCGCAACTGCCAAAGAAAATAAACCTGCCATAGACGACGACACCGAATTCCTCCCCCCAACACCCAGCAAAACCCCCGCAAGAGCCAACAAACGCCAACTCGCACCCCCAAAGCCTGAACCAGAAAAACCGCCCACTAAAAACACACCCGGCCGCGTCACTATCGCAACCATAAAACACGCCATCCAAGAAGCAACCTCCACTCCCCTCCAACAATCCCTCCGCACCCTCCCCCTCTCCGCAAAACTCTTCCTCGCCGCGCTCCTCGCCCGCGTAAAACGCACCGGCATCTCCGAATCCACCTTCGGCGACATCCTCGACGAAGCCAAACGCATCGCCGATGCTGCTGTCGCAGTCGCCGGTGCAGCAGGCGTTGGTATCCGCGAGTTCCTCCTCGGTGGCTCCGGTGGCAGCGGCGCGCGTGTGAAGGCTATGGGGTTCGCTGCGATGGAGCTTATGAATTCGGGTATTCTGGCGCTGGAGAATAGTGCTGGATCCAGGGGGGCATTGGGGAGTAGTCTTATTCCGAATCGGGGGGATAGGAGTAGTAAGGTGAGGTTAAGAGTTGCGCCGGAGGATGTTAGGGCTGCGTTTCGGGAGGATGTGGAGGCCAaggggttggggttggggaGTGATTAG
- the PRP46 gene encoding WD40 repeat domain-containing protein (BUSCO:EOG09262KUJ;~COG:A;~EggNog:ENOG410PG61;~InterPro:IPR036322,IPR015943,IPR001680,IPR019775, IPR020472,IPR017986;~PFAM:PF00400;~go_function: GO:0005515 - protein binding [Evidence IEA]), producing the protein MDIVPPNTTADEAVRTSAKRTAELFGSDYLMVTPSVAGGSIGTSYRRKAEYNDVKELPPALAEKQAKAAAAGRAKRPKTTAQAQAPVDGSGASMSLVKKAPGPTAGGVGGEDMPKSLIQRPSATKQQKPDWHAPWKLMRVISGHLGWVRSLAVEPNNEWFASGAGDRTIKIWNLATGQLRLTLTGHISTVRGLAVSPRHPYLFSCGEDKMVKCWDLETNKVIRHYHGHLSGVYTLALHPRLDLLVTGGRDGVARVWDMRTRSNIHVLTGHKGTVADIKCQEADPQIISGSLDSTVRLWDLAAGKSMGVLTHHKKGVRSLTTHPTEFTFASASTGSIKQWKCPEAAFMQNFEGQNAVINSLAVNEDNVLFSGGDNGSMSFWDWKTGYRFQSIDTMAQPGSLDAESGIMASTFDKTGLRLITGEADKTIKVWKQDEEATPETHPVTWAPTLGRQRY; encoded by the coding sequence ATGGACATTGTACCCCCGAACACGACGGCGGACGAAGCCGTTCGCACCTCCGCAAAGAGAACCGCCGAACTTTTCGGCTCCGACTACCTCATGGTCACGCCCTCCGTCGCAGGCGGCTCGATCGGCACTTCATATCGCAGAAAAGCAGAATACAACGATGTAAAAGAGCTGCCACCAGCTCTAGCCGAAAAGCAAGCCAAAGCTGCCGCCGCCGGGCGAGCTAAGCGTCCCAAGACGACAGCACAAGCACAAGCACCCGTGGATGGAAGCGGCGCGTCGATGTCCCTTGTGAAGAAGGCACCCGGCCCGACTGCTGGTGGAGTTGGTGGTGAGGATATGCCGAAGAGTTTGATTCAGAGGCCGTCGGCGACGAAACAGCAGAAGCCGGATTGGCATGCGCCGTGGAAGTTGATGCGTGTGATATCGGGACATCTGGGATGGGTGCGGAGTTTGGCGGTGGAGCCGAATAATGAGTGGTTTgctagtggtgctggtgATCGGACGATTAAGATTTGGAATCTCGCAACGGGGCAGTTGCGGTTGACGCTTACGGGGCATATTTCGACTGTTAGAGGGTTGGCGGTGTCACCTCGACATCCGTATCTGTTCTCGTGTGGTGAGGATAAGATGGTTAAGTGCTGGGATCTGGAAACGAATAAGGTTATCCGTCACTACCACGGCCACTTAAGTGGTGTATACACTCTTGCTTTGCATCCCCGTCTCGACCTCTTGGTCACCGGTGGCCGGGATGGTGTCGCCAGAGTCTGGGACATGCGCACACGAAGCAACATCCACGTCCTCACAGGCCACAAGGGCACCGTCGCCGACATCAAATGTCAAGAAGCCGACCCACAAATCATTTCAGGCTCCCTGGACTCAACCGTCCGACTATGGGACCTCGCCGCAGGCAAATCAATGGGCGTCCTAACCCATCACAAGAAGGGCGTCCGCAGCCTCACCACCCACCCAACGGAATTCACTTTCGCCAGCGCCAGCACAGGAAGCATCAAGCAATGGAAATGCCCCGAAGCCGCCTTCATGCAAAACTTCGAGGGCCAAAATGCCGTCATCAACTCCCTCGCCGTCAACGAGGACAATGTGCTCTTCTCCGGCGGCGACAATGGCTCCATGTCCTTCTGGGACTGGAAGACTGGTTACCGGTTCCAGTCTATTGATACCATGGCACAGCCTGGTTCGTTGGATGCGGAGTCTGGTATTATGGCGTCGACTTTTGATAAGACGGGGCTGCGGTTGATTACTGGTGAGGCGGATAAGACTATTAAGGTGTGGAAGCAGGATGAGGAGGCGACGCCGGAGACACATCCTGTTACTTGGGCTCCCACGCTGGGCAGGCAGAGGTATTAG
- a CDS encoding ankyrin repeat domain-containing protein (COG:O;~EggNog:ENOG410PKPV;~InterPro:IPR002110,IPR036770,IPR020683;~PFAM:PF13857,PF12796,PF00023,PF13637,PF13606;~go_function: GO:0005515 - protein binding [Evidence IEA]), with the protein MESDRKDKFAIHEAAREGNVQAVESLLSANPKLARTKDDDDRLPIHWAVSYNRLPVVELLVSQKNFDPDVEDGSGWTPLMIAASLRDSEGDPIIELLLQKEADVNVKSTSGQNALHFATSKINITTVRLLLANKCSARVKDKRGQLPLHRAAAVGSVPIMKMLLEEGKSPVNATDMDGLTALHHVVAEGHGDAAVFLLKAGAEADKRDSEGRLAIDLVPDQKVRQYILQTAEKEGVELP; encoded by the exons ATGGAGTCGGATCGCAAGGACAAGTTCGCTATACACGAAGCAGCCAGGGAGGGGAATG TGCAAGCGGTTGAGTCGCTCTTGAGC GCTAACCCCAAGCTCGCAAGAACgaaagatgatgatgaccGTCTTCCCATCCACTGGGCCGTGTCATATAACCGGCTTCCTGTCGTAGAGTTGCTAGTATCTCAGAAGAACTTCGACCCTGACGTTGAG GATGGTTCTGGCTGGACACCACTCATGATCGCAGCTAGCCTGCGAGACTCCGAAGGAGACCCCATCATCGAGCTACTATTACAGAAAGAAGCCGACGTGAACGTCAAAAGCACATCTGGCCAG AACGCCCTCCACTTCGCAACCTCCAAAATCAACATCACAACTGTCCGTCTCCTTCTCGCCAACAAATGCAGCGCCAGAGTCAAAGACAAGCGTGGCCAACTCCCCCTCCACCGCGCCGCGGCCGTCGGCTCAGTACCCATCATGAAGATGCTCCTCGAGGAAGGGAAGAGTCCTGTTAACGCGACGGATATGGATGGTTTGACGGCGTTGCATCATGTGGTTGCGGAGGGGCATGGGGATGCGGCTGTTTTCTTGCTTAAGGCTGGGGCAGAGGCTGATAAGAGGGATTCGGAGGGGCGGTTGGCGATTGATTTGGTTCCTGATCAGAAG GTGCGGCAGTATATTTTACAGACGGCTGAGAAGGAGGGTGTTGAACTTCCTTGA
- a CDS encoding M protein repeat protein (COG:K;~EggNog:ENOG410PI1U;~InterPro:IPR022092,IPR022091;~PFAM:PF12329,PF12325), with amino-acid sequence MAQNSQGPKPKWKVGSFLQQAVAGVESKLDLILAEEEEQKQLQQMQSKNVAAKAQGQQNGGVSRSSSSARKNDRLQERLARAMVNKSNTPGNRTSQSSASAASSPAASPRPSTDVRPNADIDSGRASPAVDVEEQSKSSSQVETSSIVPKPGRSSEEPALSSQDAKEVAASAADEPATTEIEESTNTRPSIDESAKPESDESQGAHASRETGRSATESSLEPPKQGYSGDETTIAQLQAEHKAAESQWQEETHGYIERIDALQSKLKYLAKDAAESAKQAAASAESGSVEKQLREKDEKIALLLEEGQKLSKSEMDHRTALKKLRQQLIETSKSQTEARKKTEKLETELSNAEARAQRAEAAEKRANDSLASHTKASRDLEAVKSERNALNETIQEMKGQLARAVARAETAESKAQSDALEQEKWRRSQLEEELTNAKTEHDLNEEKLNREINDLKEKVEQEKGRARMLETELKGEQSVLESKMESLRTKAEEASSGAAGESQAKLLRQIETLQTQYAIASENWQTLEGSLLSRLANLEKERDDVAQRESELRRKVREVNLKAKKADEELENAKEAAHDLDNKLEERTLEMQKLEQKLQKASDDLNTAQKDFTEQKKAYEATWTQKLEDERARWREQIIPPAPAFQSPRNESPVTFNRKAMTLDPPGSFSDSRPTSRRSSVMPFASPDIGTPPRQNSFPASTQGVFSPPVAGSLQNQPITEMPSIHLDPDEMSGFGTPSAYGGQSRGINDIISESTVGAGPSVQLVERMSAAVRRLESERAASKDELARITSQRDEARKQVVDLMRETDQKKATDARVQELEAQMEELDQRYLTTLEMLGEKSEQVEELQADIADLKKIYRELVDSTMK; translated from the exons ATGGCGCAGAACTCACAAGGCCCCAAGCCGAAATGGAAAGTCGGCTCGTTTCTACAACAGGCCGTGGCCGGCGTAGAGTCCAAATTGGATCTGATACTggccgaggaggaagaacagAAACAATTACAGCAGATGCAATCCAAGAACGTTGCTGCGAAAGCCCAGGGACAACAGAATGGAGGAG TCTCACGAAGCTCATCTAGCGCGCGCAAAAATGACCGTCTCCAGGAACGCCTTGCTCGTGCTATGGTCAACAAATCCAATACGCCCGGGAACCGCACCTCTCAGTCTTCCGCCAGCGCAGCCTCATCCCCAGCCGCCAGTCCTAGACCGAGTACCGATGTGCGTCCAAATGCGGACATTGATTCTGGTCGGGCTTCCCCGGCGGTAGATGTGGAGGAACAATCCAAGAGCTCTTCTCAGGTGGAGACTTCGTCGATTGTGCCAAAACCGGGTAGAAGCAGCGAAGAGCCCGCCTTATCGTCGCAAGATGCGAAAGAAGTCGCCGCATCAGCTGCGGATGAGCCTGCGACAACAGAAATCGAGGAGTCGACAAATACCAGGCCGTCTATTGATGAATCTGCTAAGCCGGAAAGCGATGAGTCTCAAGGTGCCCATGCGTCCAGGGAAACAGGCCGAAGCGCTACAGAAAGCTCTCTGGAGCCACCAAAGCAAGGATATAGTGGTGATGAAACTACAATTGCACAATTACAGGCCGAGCACAAGGCTGCTGAATCCCAATGGCAGGAGGAGACGCATGGATATATCGAACGGATAGATGCCCTACAATCCAAACTCAAATATCTGGCAAAGGATGCCGCAGAGTCTGCCAAACAGGCAGCGGCATCTGCTGAATCAGGAAGCGTCGAGAAACAGCTTCGAGAGAAAGATGAGAAAATCGCGCTATTGCTTGAAGAAGGGCAAAAGCTCTCAAAGTCGGAAATGGATCATAGAACGGCGCTGAAGAAGCTTCGACAGCAACTTATCGAGACTTCTAAGAGCCAGACGGAAGCAAGAAAGAAGACAGAAAAGCTGGAAACAGAGCTGTCTAATGCGGAAGCTAGGGCCCAGCGTGCTGAGGCAGCCGAGAAGAGGGCCAACGACTCACTGGCATCTCATACGAAAGCGTCTCGGGATCTGGAGGCCGTCAAGTCCGAACGAAATGCACTAAACGAGACCATTCAAGAAATGAAGGGACAGCTTGCGCGAGCCGTTGCCCGTGCCGAGACTGCTGAATCCAAGGCACAGTCAGACGCTCTTGAGCAGGAGAAATGGCGAAGAAGCCAGCTGGAGGAAGAGCTCACAAACGCCAAGACTGAGCATGACCTAAACGAAGAGAAGCTAAATAGAGAGATCAACGATCTCAAGGAGAAGGTCGAGCAAGAGAAAGGAAGGGCAAGGATGCTCGAAACCGAACTTAAAGGCGAACAGTCAGTCCTGGAAAGCAAGATGGAGAGCCTTCGCACCAAGGCGGAAGAAGCTTCATCTGGAGCTGCAGGGGAATCGCAGGCCAAGTTATTACGGCAAATCGAAACCTTGCAGACGCAGTATGCCATCGCCAGTGAGAATTGGCAAACACTTGAGGGATCATTACTGTCGAGATTAGCGAATTTGGAGAAGGAGCGTGATGATGTCGCGCAGCGAGAGAGTGAGCTGCGAAGAAAGGTCCGGGAAGTG AATCTCAAAGCGAAGAAGGCGGACGAGGAACTTGAAAACGCCAAAGAAGCAGCGCACGACCTGGATAACAAGCTCGAAGAGCGCACCTTAGAAATGCAGAAGCTGGAACAGAAGCTCCAGAAAGCCTCTGATGACCTTAACACAGCACAGAAAGACTTCACCGAACAAAAGAAAGCATACGAAGCTACATGGACACAGAAACTCGAAGACGAGCGCGCAAGATGGCGCGAGCAAATCATCCCCCCTGCACCAGCTTTCCAATCTCCCCGAAACGAATCACCCGTGACATTCAACCGCAAAGCAATGACCCTCGATCCTCCAGGCTCCTTCTCAGACTCCCGACCTACCAGTCGTCGCTCCTCCGTGATGCCCTTCGCATCACCAGACATTGGCACCCCCCCACGACAGAACTCATTCCCCGCTTCGACGCAGGGCGTCTTCTCTCCGCCGGTTGCTGGCAGTCTACAAAACCAACCGATCACAGAAATGCCATCTATCCACTTGGATCCGGACGAGATGAGCGGTTTCGGCACGCCATCTGCGTACGGGGGCCAATCCCGCGGAATAAACGATATAATCTCCGAATCGACTGTCGGAGCCGGACCATCCGTCCAACTAGTGGAACGCATGAGTGCCGCCGTTCGTCGGCTAGAAAGCGAGCGCGCCGCATCAAAGGACGAACTTGCCCGGATTACCTCCCAGCGTGACGAGGCCCGGAAGCAGGTGGTTGATTTGATGCGGGAGACTGATCAGAAGAAGGCCACTGATGCTCGTGTCCAGGAGCTGGAGGCTCAAATGGAGGAATTGGACCAGCGGTATCTGACTACGCTGGAGATGCTTGGGGAGAAGAGTGAGCAGGTGGAGGAGTTGCAGGCTGATATTGCCGATCTTAAAAAGATATATCGGGAGTTGGTTGACAGTACGATGAAGTGA
- the VMA13 gene encoding H(+)-transporting V1 sector ATPase subunit H (BUSCO:EOG09263E9V;~COG:C;~EggNog:ENOG410PKVG;~InterPro:IPR016024,IPR011989,IPR004908,IPR011987, IPR038497;~PFAM:PF03224,PF11698;~go_component: GO:0000221 - vacuolar proton-transporting V-type ATPase, V1 domain [Evidence IEA];~go_function: GO:0046961 - proton-transporting ATPase activity, rotational mechanism [Evidence IEA];~go_process: GO:1902600 - proton transmembrane transport [Evidence IEA]), producing MSLEPPTYLSSLQNNIRARPIPWEGAVRAGNITDDHLKKIKAVDKVRKEQRRQTVDGDLQGYVSLLSGGGDEKSVLDSASKRTDIVQYILVLAVDLINDAPSLASALIAHADPYKPFLPLLRHSTNAEDPIPLLTSTFLTNLVSTSLVSSSKPAARDDEALPQLYAYLSTLARNQDSGLQDIGVQEYSALLRTARARELFWNQRKDTVEPLVEILRAAAGAKDNGSSTVGGSSVRAIEPGLAGGVGIQLLYRVLLVLWQLSFEAELVGDDLQSDHEFIQLYTQLLRVSPKEKTTRLLLATLHNLLSENQTTLLPVAAFVRLPALLTNLSGRHLTDEDLLEDLKSLSSMLDEYTKTQTTFDQYAAELQSSHLRWSPPHRNPTFWRDNARRILDESNGAYPKKLAEILAKPWDNDKQVLAIGCNDVGQLVKVLPERRNQLERLGLKTRVMELMADKDESVRWESLRAVGEWLRYTFDN from the exons ATGTCGCTGGAACCGCCAACGTACCTCAGTTCCCTGCAGAACAACATCCGCGCCCGTCCTATCCCATGGGAAGGAGCTGTCCGAGCTGGTAACATCACCGATGACCACctgaagaagatcaaggCCGTGGACAAGGTTCGCAAAGAGCAACGACGCCAGACCGTTGATGGAGATCTTCAGGGATATGTCAGCTTGCTCTCTGGGGGTGGAGATGAGAAGAGTGTCCTGGACTCGGCGTCCAAGAGAACCGATATTGTACAGTACATCCTGGTGTTGGCGGTGGACTTGATTAACG ATGCCCCGTCACTCGCTTCTGCGCTGATTGCGCACGCCGACCCCTACAAGCCattcctccctctcctccgtcATTCTACAAACGCGGAAGATCCCATTCCGCTACTCACCTCGACCTTCCTGACGAACCTTGTGTCTACAAGTTTAGTATCGTCATCGAAACCCGCTGCCAGAGATGACGAGGCGCTTCCTCAGCTCTACGCTTATCTCTCCACCCTGGCCCGGAATCAAGATAGCGGACTGCAAGACATTGGAGTCCAGGAATACTCTGCATTGCTTCGAACAGCAAGGGCAAGAGAGCTCTTCTGGAACCAGAGAAAGGATACCGTGGAGCCATTGGTTGAGATCCTCCGTGCCGCCGCAGGAGCAAAAGACAATGGATCAAGCACGGTTGGTGGCAGCAGTGTACGGGCCATTGAGCCAGGTCttgctggtggtgttgggATTCAGCTTCTGTACCGCGTGTTGCTAGTCTTGTGGCAACTGAGTTTCGAAGCTGAACTGGTTGGCGACGATCTTCAATC CGACCATGAATTCATTCAACTCTACACACAACTATTGCGAGTGTCGCCCAAGGAAAAGACAACGCGACTTCTTCTGGCAACCCTTCACAACCTCCTCTCCGAGAACCAAACCACCCTGCTTCCCGTCGCAGCGTTTGTCCGCCTACCCGCCCTCCTGACTAACCTCTCTGGCCGCCACTTGACCGACGAGGATCTCCTCGAGGACCTCAAGTCGCTGTCCAGCATGCTCGATGAGTACACCAAGACGCAGACCACATTCGATCAATACGCAGCCGAGTTGCAATCGAGCCATCTCCGCTGGTCGCCACCGCATCGCAACCCCACATTCTGGAGAGACAATGCGCGTCGGATCTTGGACGAGAGCAACGGTGCCTATCCCAAGAAGCTTGCTGAGATCCTTGCCAAGCCCTGGGACAACGACAAGCAAGTGCTGGCGATTGGGTGTAACGACGTGGGCCAATTGGTGAAGGTGCTGCCAGAGCGACGGAACCAGCTTGAGAGGCTGGGCCTCAAGACTCGCGTGATGGAGTTGATGGCCGACAAAGATGAATCGGTACGGTGGGAGAGTCTGCGAGCCGTCGGGGAATGGCTCCGTTATACCTTTGATAACTAA